A single Crateriforma conspicua DNA region contains:
- the guaA gene encoding glutamine-hydrolyzing GMP synthase, producing MSSTETRPSSADVSVAGELTDQRILVLDFGSQYAQLIARRVREQNVYCQIVRHDLTAQRIAALRPKGIILSGGPSSVYQDGAPQCDPALFDLGIPVLGICYGMQLACAALGGKVDHTPSREYGRASCNVQVSDGLFAGLPESIEVWMSHGDQVSAIADEFETLAATSTCPFAAIRHRSRPIFGMQFHPEVTHTPLGSQILRNFVRGVCGCEDSWRLSDFADEAIQRIRGIVGDRRVICGLSGGVDSSVVAALLYRAIGDQLSCILIDNGLLRKNEQSLVIDEFSNHFQTDLHVVDAEDRFLADLAGITEPQEKRRRIGHAFIECFKDEAEKIENAHFLAQGTLYPDVIESGADPDGPAATIKLHHNVGGLPDELGFELIEPLRDLFKDEVRRLGLELGLPESLVWRHPFPGPGLAVRCLGEVTRDKLAILREADAIVVQEIQDAGLYRETSQAFAVLLPVQSVGVMGDARTYDRAVAVRCVNTDDFMTADWSHLPYDLLAKISTRIINEVKGINRVCYDISSKPPATIEWE from the coding sequence ATGAGTTCGACAGAAACCCGGCCGTCGTCAGCGGACGTTTCGGTCGCCGGAGAATTAACCGATCAGCGGATCTTGGTGCTGGATTTTGGATCCCAGTATGCCCAACTGATCGCGCGTCGCGTCCGCGAACAAAACGTTTACTGCCAGATCGTTCGCCACGATTTGACGGCCCAGCGAATCGCCGCCCTTCGCCCCAAAGGCATCATTTTGTCGGGCGGTCCGTCGAGTGTTTACCAAGACGGCGCCCCGCAATGTGATCCGGCGTTGTTCGACTTGGGCATCCCGGTGCTTGGCATTTGTTACGGGATGCAATTGGCGTGTGCCGCACTGGGCGGCAAGGTCGACCACACGCCCAGCCGCGAATACGGCCGGGCGTCCTGCAACGTGCAGGTGTCGGATGGTCTGTTCGCCGGACTGCCCGAATCGATCGAAGTTTGGATGAGCCATGGCGATCAAGTCAGCGCGATCGCCGACGAATTCGAAACATTGGCGGCCACCTCGACCTGCCCGTTCGCCGCCATCCGTCACCGCAGCCGTCCGATCTTCGGCATGCAGTTTCACCCCGAAGTCACCCACACACCGCTGGGCAGCCAGATCTTGCGGAACTTTGTCCGCGGCGTCTGCGGTTGCGAAGATTCGTGGCGTTTGTCCGACTTTGCCGACGAAGCGATCCAGCGGATCCGTGGAATTGTTGGCGATCGACGTGTGATTTGTGGGCTCAGCGGCGGCGTCGATTCCTCCGTCGTCGCGGCGCTCTTGTATCGTGCCATCGGCGATCAGTTGTCGTGCATCTTGATCGACAACGGATTGCTGCGGAAAAACGAACAGTCATTGGTGATCGACGAATTTTCCAATCACTTCCAAACCGACCTGCATGTGGTCGACGCCGAAGATCGATTCCTGGCCGACTTGGCCGGCATCACCGAACCCCAAGAAAAACGTCGACGCATCGGCCACGCGTTCATTGAATGCTTCAAGGACGAAGCCGAAAAGATTGAAAACGCCCACTTCCTGGCCCAGGGAACGCTGTACCCCGATGTCATTGAAAGTGGTGCCGACCCCGATGGTCCGGCGGCCACCATCAAACTGCATCATAACGTCGGCGGTTTGCCGGACGAACTGGGATTCGAACTGATCGAACCGCTGCGTGACTTGTTCAAAGACGAAGTCAGGCGTCTGGGCTTGGAACTGGGGTTGCCCGAATCCTTGGTATGGCGACACCCTTTCCCCGGCCCCGGATTGGCTGTCCGTTGCCTGGGCGAAGTCACCCGAGACAAATTGGCGATCCTGCGGGAAGCCGATGCCATCGTCGTCCAGGAAATCCAAGACGCCGGGCTGTACCGAGAAACCAGCCAAGCGTTCGCCGTTCTGTTGCCCGTGCAAAGCGTCGGTGTGATGGGCGATGCCCGAACCTACGACCGCGCCGTCGCGGTGCGATGCGTCAACACGGACGATTTCATGACGGCCGACTGGAGCCACCTGCCGTACGATTTGCTGGCCAAGATCAGCACGCGAATCATCAACGAAGTCAAAGGCATCAATCGCGTTTGCTACGACATCAGCAGCAAGCCGCCGGCGACCATCGAATGGGAATGA
- a CDS encoding sugar phosphate isomerase/epimerase family protein — protein sequence MNTLAINQLSTLRWDMQDDALAYANRGFSGIGIYRPKLEDFGLDRTVELLAESSLSATSLSWAGGFTGSDGRRFDEAVDDAMVAIREAANLRAGTLIVLAGGRNNHIRNHVRRTLLEALRRVSCVAEEFGVTLSLEPIHPGCGYEWSFINDLESCLEIIDAVGSPNLGVTLDTYHVGMDDDIVRWLPDVIPHLRLVQLGDGHHCPLGEMNRCLLGEGNVPIATLLQTLRMHNYRGPIEVEVIGEDVETLQYDCILDHAKGFLDRVLPDATRATLS from the coding sequence ATGAACACGTTAGCGATCAATCAGCTTTCGACGCTTCGCTGGGACATGCAGGATGACGCCCTGGCGTATGCGAATCGAGGCTTCAGCGGCATCGGCATTTATCGTCCCAAGCTGGAGGACTTCGGCTTGGACCGGACGGTTGAACTATTGGCCGAATCGTCGCTGAGCGCCACGTCGCTCAGTTGGGCCGGCGGTTTTACCGGCAGTGATGGCCGTCGGTTTGACGAGGCCGTTGACGATGCCATGGTCGCCATTCGTGAAGCGGCGAACTTACGTGCCGGCACCCTGATCGTTCTCGCAGGCGGTCGCAACAATCACATCCGCAATCACGTGCGACGCACTTTGCTGGAAGCACTGCGACGCGTCAGTTGCGTGGCCGAAGAATTCGGCGTCACCCTGTCGTTGGAACCGATTCATCCCGGGTGCGGTTACGAATGGTCGTTCATCAACGACTTGGAATCTTGCCTGGAAATCATCGACGCGGTGGGCAGCCCGAACCTGGGTGTGACGTTGGACACGTATCATGTCGGGATGGACGATGACATCGTCCGTTGGTTACCGGACGTGATCCCGCACCTGCGTCTGGTGCAGCTTGGCGACGGTCATCATTGTCCGCTGGGCGAAATGAATCGTTGCTTGTTGGGCGAAGGCAACGTCCCGATCGCGACATTGTTGCAAACGCTGCGGATGCACAACTATCGCGGTCCGATCGAAGTCGAAGTCATCGGCGAAGACGTCGAAACGCTTCAGTACGATTGCATCTTGGATCACGCGAAAGGGTTCTTGGATCGCGTGTTGCCGGATGCCACCCGAGCGACGCTTTCCTAA
- a CDS encoding RNA polymerase sigma factor, with translation MSLSEVDFRLLERCLAGAPQAWDKFVDRFLGLVIHVAHHTAQSRGLTLDRETEKDLVGEVFVVLLQNDRAVLRRFRRNCSLATYLAVIARRVIVRRLVSLQKQPPSVAGDQLDRQAAADTSIERVIDRDRVEQMILRLDPREADAVRMYHLEGKSYREIGQTVGMSENSIGSLLSRARQKLRDDSNRRDRTATESG, from the coding sequence GTGAGTCTTTCCGAAGTCGATTTTCGTCTGCTCGAACGCTGCCTGGCCGGTGCGCCGCAAGCCTGGGACAAGTTCGTCGACCGGTTCCTGGGTTTGGTCATTCACGTCGCCCATCACACGGCGCAGTCGCGTGGGCTGACGCTGGATCGCGAAACGGAAAAGGACTTGGTCGGGGAAGTCTTCGTCGTCCTGCTGCAGAACGATCGCGCGGTGCTGCGTCGCTTTCGGCGGAATTGTTCTCTGGCGACTTATTTGGCCGTGATCGCGCGCCGGGTGATCGTCCGCCGTCTGGTGTCGCTTCAAAAGCAACCGCCGTCGGTCGCCGGCGATCAGTTGGATCGGCAAGCCGCCGCCGACACTTCGATCGAACGGGTGATCGACCGCGACCGGGTGGAACAAATGATTTTGCGTTTGGACCCCCGCGAAGCCGACGCGGTGCGGATGTATCACTTGGAAGGCAAGTCGTACCGCGAAATCGGCCAGACGGTCGGCATGTCGGAAAACAGCATCGGATCGCTGCTCAGTCGCGCCCGTCAAAAGCTACGCGACGATTCGAACCGGCGAGACCGAACGGCCACCGAATCGGGCTGA
- the ettA gene encoding energy-dependent translational throttle protein EttA produces the protein MGTQFIYQIEGLTKKHGQRTVLDDVHLAFYPGAKIGVLGPNGAGKSTLLRIMAGQDNEFDGTARLGKGFTAGYLPQEPPLNPDKNVFENVQEAVAERQAILDRYNEIGGLLGEVTDDDQMQKLCDEMAVLQDTIDTHNLWELDRQVEVAMEVMNLPPSDADVTKLSGGEKRRVAICQLLIRQPDLLLLDEPTNHLDAESVFWLEQHLAKYPGTVVAVTHDRYFLDNVAQWILEIDRGKGIPFEGNYTAWLENRAKRMALEERQQKAREKTLSRELEWIRMSPKARQAKSKARIKSYEQMAAQAFEDRPDELEIQIPASRPLGEVVIEANNISKAFGDKVLIKDLTFRLPPGGIVGVIGPNGAGKTTLFRMLTGQDEPDDGAIRVGETVDLGYVDQSRDALDPDKTVYQEISGGYDSLEMGGRHLNSRAYVSRFNFKKADQEKKVGTLSGGERNRVHLASLLRKGCNVLLLDEPTNDLDVDTLRALEEAIASFAGCVVVTSHDRWFLDRLATHILSFEGDGNVTWFEGNFDDYERNLRERLGSVSEEEFRKSRYKSIHAT, from the coding sequence ATGGGTACACAGTTCATTTATCAGATCGAAGGTCTGACCAAAAAGCATGGCCAGCGAACCGTTCTGGACGACGTCCATTTGGCGTTCTATCCGGGTGCCAAGATCGGCGTCTTGGGTCCAAACGGCGCCGGTAAGTCAACGCTGTTGCGGATCATGGCCGGCCAAGACAACGAATTCGATGGCACCGCGCGGTTGGGCAAAGGTTTCACCGCGGGCTATCTGCCGCAAGAACCACCGCTGAATCCGGACAAGAACGTCTTTGAAAACGTTCAAGAAGCGGTCGCCGAACGCCAGGCCATCTTGGATCGCTACAACGAAATCGGCGGTTTGCTGGGCGAAGTCACCGACGACGACCAGATGCAAAAACTGTGCGATGAAATGGCGGTGCTGCAAGACACCATCGACACGCACAACTTGTGGGAACTGGACCGCCAGGTCGAAGTCGCGATGGAGGTCATGAACCTGCCGCCCAGTGACGCTGACGTGACCAAGTTGTCGGGCGGCGAGAAACGCCGTGTTGCGATCTGCCAATTGCTGATCCGCCAGCCCGATCTGTTGTTGCTGGACGAACCGACCAACCACCTGGACGCCGAATCGGTGTTCTGGCTGGAACAACACTTGGCGAAATACCCCGGAACCGTCGTCGCGGTGACGCACGACCGGTACTTCTTGGATAACGTGGCCCAGTGGATTCTGGAAATCGACCGCGGCAAGGGGATCCCGTTCGAGGGCAACTACACCGCATGGTTGGAGAACCGTGCCAAGCGGATGGCCTTGGAAGAACGTCAACAGAAGGCGCGGGAAAAAACGCTGTCTCGCGAACTGGAATGGATTCGCATGAGTCCGAAGGCTCGCCAAGCCAAAAGCAAGGCGCGGATCAAGTCGTACGAACAAATGGCTGCCCAAGCGTTCGAGGACCGTCCCGACGAACTGGAGATCCAGATCCCCGCCAGCCGACCGCTGGGCGAAGTCGTCATTGAAGCCAACAACATCAGCAAGGCGTTCGGCGACAAGGTCTTGATCAAAGACCTTACGTTCCGCTTGCCCCCGGGTGGCATCGTCGGCGTCATCGGACCCAACGGGGCGGGCAAAACGACCCTATTTCGCATGTTGACCGGTCAGGACGAACCCGACGACGGGGCAATCCGCGTGGGCGAAACCGTCGACTTGGGCTACGTCGATCAATCCCGTGACGCATTGGATCCCGACAAAACGGTGTATCAGGAAATCAGCGGCGGTTATGACAGCCTGGAAATGGGCGGCCGCCACCTGAATTCCCGTGCCTACGTTTCGCGTTTCAATTTCAAGAAGGCCGACCAAGAGAAAAAGGTCGGCACCCTGTCCGGCGGGGAACGCAATCGTGTGCACTTAGCCTCGTTGCTGCGAAAAGGTTGCAACGTGCTGTTGTTGGACGAACCGACCAATGACCTGGACGTCGACACCCTACGCGCCTTGGAGGAAGCGATCGCCAGTTTCGCCGGTTGTGTGGTGGTCACCAGCCACGACCGCTGGTTCCTGGATCGGCTTGCCACGCATATCCTGTCATTTGAAGGCGATGGCAACGTGACTTGGTTCGAAGGGAATTTTGACGACTACGAACGTAACCTCCGCGAACGACTGGGATCGGTCAGCGAAGAAGAATTCCGCAAGTCTCGCTACAAGAGCATCCACGCGACCTAA
- a CDS encoding sensor domain-containing diguanylate cyclase/phosphohydrolase → MSDLNPSCPLESSANPAFAPVVAASPAASGPTNRPVAPTEIPPDSRVGDLLAGLRENALAPADSGTAAQEAKFENHLAMVRLGMATSLYYALRTKHAPTAAHCLRVALACSAWAQRLGFNDEARDRIEVAALLHDLGKIGIPDRILRKPGKLSVDEQLAMGTCPQIACEILRGCTADTELLDIIRYADTWYDSRRQDESMRGDALPLGSRMLSIASAFDAMTTDQVYRPALSRERAISELIRGSGTQFDPELSLDFGVMLEQRPELLQGAVVNRWLQKLGQDVDRPMIGGDAAALQVNTQSTRKYVKRRDEFFLERLSDHMTEGMVFADGEGTVERWNHAMTRMTGIAADAIIGQRWKDETLRLRDTDGTRSGCPVTDCLGGGAQVSKKMMIERPGKDPLPVHIQVSPVMGSEPGLQGVVVILHDLSDKADLEQRLEKLNNKVTRDPLTGVANRAEFDRQLLELTESAKSGEATFSLVICDIDHFKQVNDVHGHPAGDDALVQFARLLESHSRDDDLVARYGGEEFLLLTANCDNATATRRAEAVRQALEVMPLKSIGNDCITASFGVTEFQSGDTSQTILARADRALLQAKSNGRNRVIQLGSGRATDASESVGKRSGWLGWLDGNRKAAKEEFVVLTTVPLELAVEKLRGFIADHHAEIIQVKADQLELRVNALCSSGGRRVADQQISLQVLLTLSDQMSGSRVRQTRVHAHIRPVRNRDRRRRELHACVSQVISSLNCYLMGQVQSAEEA, encoded by the coding sequence ATGTCCGACCTGAATCCATCGTGCCCTCTGGAATCTTCGGCGAACCCCGCATTTGCACCCGTGGTGGCCGCTTCGCCCGCCGCGTCCGGTCCAACGAATCGGCCGGTCGCACCGACGGAAATTCCGCCGGATTCACGCGTCGGTGATCTGCTGGCGGGACTGCGCGAAAACGCCTTAGCACCGGCCGATTCGGGGACCGCGGCGCAGGAAGCCAAATTCGAAAACCATTTGGCGATGGTTCGTCTGGGCATGGCGACATCGCTGTATTACGCCTTGCGCACGAAGCATGCGCCGACGGCCGCACACTGCTTGCGTGTCGCTTTGGCGTGTTCGGCCTGGGCCCAGCGTCTGGGATTCAATGACGAGGCACGCGATCGGATCGAAGTCGCCGCGCTGCTTCACGATTTGGGCAAAATCGGGATCCCCGATCGGATCCTGCGTAAGCCTGGAAAGCTTTCGGTCGACGAACAGTTGGCGATGGGCACTTGTCCGCAAATCGCCTGCGAAATCTTGCGTGGGTGCACCGCGGATACGGAATTGTTGGACATCATCCGCTACGCGGACACTTGGTACGACAGTCGCCGCCAGGACGAATCGATGCGTGGCGACGCGTTGCCGCTGGGATCGCGAATGCTGTCGATCGCCAGCGCTTTTGACGCGATGACGACCGACCAGGTTTATCGGCCGGCGCTCAGCCGTGAACGTGCGATCAGCGAACTGATCCGCGGCAGCGGCACGCAATTCGATCCGGAACTGAGTTTGGATTTCGGCGTGATGCTGGAACAGCGTCCCGAGTTGCTGCAGGGAGCCGTCGTCAATCGCTGGCTGCAGAAGCTGGGCCAAGATGTGGATCGTCCGATGATCGGCGGCGACGCCGCAGCGTTGCAGGTCAATACGCAGTCCACCCGCAAGTACGTCAAGCGTCGCGACGAGTTCTTCCTGGAACGTCTGTCGGATCACATGACCGAGGGAATGGTGTTCGCCGACGGCGAAGGCACGGTCGAACGCTGGAATCACGCGATGACTCGCATGACGGGCATCGCCGCCGACGCGATCATTGGCCAGCGTTGGAAGGACGAAACCCTGCGTTTGCGGGACACCGATGGCACGCGATCGGGATGCCCCGTGACGGATTGTCTGGGCGGCGGAGCCCAGGTTTCCAAGAAGATGATGATCGAGCGTCCGGGCAAAGATCCGTTGCCGGTGCACATTCAAGTTTCGCCTGTGATGGGCAGCGAGCCTGGATTGCAGGGCGTCGTGGTCATCCTTCACGACTTGTCGGACAAAGCCGACCTGGAACAGCGTCTGGAAAAACTGAACAACAAGGTCACCCGTGATCCGTTGACCGGAGTGGCCAACCGTGCCGAATTCGATCGGCAATTGTTGGAACTGACCGAGTCGGCTAAATCCGGGGAAGCAACGTTCAGCTTGGTCATTTGCGACATCGACCATTTCAAACAAGTCAACGACGTGCACGGTCACCCGGCCGGCGACGATGCTTTGGTGCAGTTCGCCCGGTTGCTGGAATCGCACAGCCGCGACGACGATTTGGTGGCCCGTTATGGCGGCGAAGAATTTCTGTTGTTGACCGCCAACTGTGACAACGCCACGGCGACTCGGCGTGCCGAAGCGGTTCGCCAAGCTTTGGAAGTGATGCCGCTGAAAAGCATCGGCAACGACTGTATCACGGCCAGCTTTGGCGTCACGGAATTTCAATCCGGCGACACCAGCCAAACCATTTTGGCACGAGCCGATCGCGCCCTATTGCAAGCCAAATCCAATGGCCGAAACCGCGTGATCCAACTGGGCAGCGGCCGGGCCACCGACGCCAGCGAATCGGTCGGTAAACGATCCGGTTGGCTGGGCTGGCTGGACGGAAACCGCAAGGCGGCCAAGGAAGAGTTCGTCGTGCTGACGACGGTTCCGCTGGAATTGGCCGTGGAAAAACTGCGCGGCTTCATCGCCGACCATCACGCGGAAATCATCCAGGTCAAAGCCGACCAGCTGGAATTGCGGGTCAACGCCCTGTGCAGCAGCGGCGGCCGACGCGTGGCCGACCAACAGATCTCGCTGCAGGTCCTGTTGACCCTGAGTGATCAGATGAGCGGGTCACGCGTGCGTCAGACACGTGTGCACGCCCATATCCGCCCGGTCCGCAACCGTGACCGTCGTCGTCGCGAATTGCACGCCTGTGTTTCGCAGGTCATCAGCAGTTTGAACTGCTATCTAATGGGCCAGGTGCAATCGGCCGAGGAAGCCTAG
- a CDS encoding (5-formylfuran-3-yl)methyl phosphate synthase — protein MMQSATGEVDDAGGNNVPQLLVSVQDWPEAIAAIDANVDLLDFKSPSRGPLAPVSPTLWQRAACQMGTGTHAGSSNVPRLSAALGETDQARDVAASVPSEFAYAKVGPSGCGSRAELIRLWDQIRNDLSPHTQLVAVAYADHQAARCLPWDQVLMAALHAGMTRFLVDTFDKTSASSIQLLGWHGMARLHQRSRQAGIRWMAAGRLKLTDVMGFARHDCLPDGFGVRGDVCGGNRVRPIDRQRVDRWRRQVALCRNENP, from the coding sequence ATGATGCAATCGGCGACCGGTGAGGTCGACGACGCAGGCGGCAATAACGTCCCTCAATTGTTGGTCAGCGTGCAAGATTGGCCAGAAGCGATTGCGGCGATCGATGCTAACGTGGATCTATTGGACTTCAAATCGCCTTCACGCGGTCCATTGGCACCAGTATCGCCGACCCTGTGGCAAAGGGCTGCGTGTCAAATGGGGACAGGCACCCACGCAGGATCGTCCAACGTTCCGCGATTGTCCGCCGCCCTAGGAGAAACGGACCAGGCACGTGACGTGGCGGCGTCGGTCCCGTCCGAGTTCGCCTACGCCAAGGTTGGCCCATCGGGTTGCGGTTCTCGAGCCGAATTGATCCGGCTTTGGGACCAGATTCGGAACGATCTTTCGCCACACACGCAACTGGTTGCGGTTGCGTATGCGGATCACCAAGCCGCGAGATGTCTTCCCTGGGACCAGGTGCTGATGGCGGCGCTGCACGCGGGGATGACTCGGTTTTTGGTCGACACTTTCGATAAAACGTCCGCGTCATCCATCCAGTTGTTGGGGTGGCACGGCATGGCCCGTTTGCACCAGCGTTCGCGTCAGGCGGGTATCCGCTGGATGGCCGCCGGGCGTCTGAAGCTGACCGATGTGATGGGATTCGCCAGGCATGATTGTTTGCCTGACGGTTTTGGCGTGCGTGGTGATGTGTGCGGGGGCAACCGAGTTCGCCCCATCGATCGCCAACGTGTGGATCGTTGGCGTCGTCAGGTCGCGTTGTGTCGGAACGAAAATCCGTGA
- a CDS encoding ribonuclease D, with translation MQYQAIKTPEQLNRLCDQLAQCDVIGFDTEFVSEDSYRPELCLIQVAADDVLAVIDPYMAGDTTPFWNLLAEEGRTVLAHAAREESRFCFRFSGRPIAGLFDTQLSAGFVGIEYPASLGTLVQRLLNKKLPKGETRTDWRERPLSDAQLDYALQDVTDLRALYDKIRRKIDTLGRQAWVDEETQVFQEKIIRAETQENWRRVSGSSGLRPRQLEMVRQLWLWRESVAQQWDRIPKRVLRDDLIVELARRGSTDLRRIRSIRGMERRNLQSQYENIAAAIQKAIDVPDEQLPQKAKGSRRVVSPMLSQFLSTSIACISRQHRLSPSIVGNAEDVRELLGYELDPKPGDPTPSLLKGWRGEIVGKSFRQLLAGELAIRVADVKEAQPLEFISVDP, from the coding sequence TTGCAATACCAAGCCATCAAGACCCCCGAACAGTTGAATCGCCTTTGCGATCAACTGGCCCAATGTGACGTCATCGGATTTGACACGGAATTCGTTTCCGAGGACAGCTATCGTCCGGAATTGTGTCTAATCCAAGTGGCTGCCGATGACGTTTTGGCTGTCATCGATCCCTACATGGCGGGTGACACCACACCGTTTTGGAATCTATTGGCCGAAGAAGGCCGCACGGTCCTGGCCCACGCGGCACGTGAAGAATCTCGTTTCTGTTTTCGTTTCTCCGGACGGCCGATCGCCGGCTTGTTCGACACGCAATTGTCCGCAGGTTTTGTCGGCATCGAATATCCGGCTTCCCTCGGGACTCTCGTTCAGCGGTTGTTGAACAAAAAGTTGCCCAAAGGGGAAACCCGGACTGATTGGCGTGAACGCCCGCTTTCCGACGCACAGTTGGATTACGCGTTGCAAGATGTCACTGACCTGCGTGCGTTGTACGACAAGATCCGTCGCAAGATCGACACGCTGGGTCGCCAAGCCTGGGTCGATGAAGAAACGCAGGTCTTTCAAGAAAAAATCATACGCGCCGAAACGCAGGAAAACTGGCGTCGCGTCAGCGGTTCGTCGGGCCTGCGTCCGCGACAACTGGAAATGGTGCGACAGCTGTGGCTGTGGCGCGAAAGCGTCGCTCAACAGTGGGATCGGATTCCCAAGCGTGTCTTGCGGGACGATCTGATCGTCGAACTCGCCCGTCGCGGCAGCACCGACCTACGACGCATCCGCAGCATTCGCGGCATGGAACGTCGCAACCTTCAATCACAGTACGAAAACATCGCCGCGGCGATTCAAAAAGCGATCGACGTTCCCGACGAACAGTTGCCACAAAAGGCCAAGGGATCACGACGCGTCGTTTCACCGATGCTTAGCCAGTTCCTGTCGACGTCGATCGCCTGTATCAGTCGCCAACATCGTTTATCGCCATCGATCGTCGGCAATGCCGAAGACGTACGTGAATTGCTGGGCTATGAACTGGATCCCAAACCGGGCGACCCGACGCCGAGCCTGTTGAAAGGCTGGCGCGGTGAAATCGTCGGCAAATCATTCCGCCAGTTGCTGGCCGGTGAACTGGCGATTCGAGTCGCCGACGTCAAAGAAGCCCAGCCGTTGGAATTCATCTCGGTCGACCCTTAG